In Antechinus flavipes isolate AdamAnt ecotype Samford, QLD, Australia chromosome 6, AdamAnt_v2, whole genome shotgun sequence, the sequence gagagagagagagagagagagagagagagagagagaaagagagagagagagagagagagagagagagagagagagagagagagagagagagagagagagagagaatgagagagagagagaatgaatgagagaatCTCAGCCCAATGGAAATTTCTTGAAGTTTCTAGTGTAGCAAGCTGGGTATAAGAATAAGATAGAGACCATCAGACCTTTTCATGTTGGCTTCATCCTAGAGTCTTATTCTCCCTTCAGTAACCTGAAGTGGAATTGACatcatccattttctttctcaaatttgaAAGCCCAAAGAGTCCAAAATGACCGCACAACCTCTCCTTCTTCCTGAGCTCTCCCCAAGTCTGGTCTTCAACTTGTGCAGGCACAAGCCATTGATCTGTAACAATGACTACTAtggctactactactactactgccactactactattactataacTACAACTACTGCTACCAAACAATTACtgctactacaactactacaaccactactactaccattaaTACTACAACTAGTACTACTATTATaactactactataactactacCACTAGTATAACTACTACAATTATTACTATTGCTGCTAATACAACTAcaactaccactactattattacaattactactactataactactacCGCTATTACTACTTTTGCTTTTTTAGTTGTGTTCAACTTGTCATGACCCCTTaaagggttttcttggtaaagatattagtttgttatttccttctcattttacagatgaggaaactgaggcaaattggcttaagtgatttgcccaggagcACAAGTTGGCCACTATtcaaggccatatttgaactcagaatgatgAGTCCTTCTGACTCCTGATctggcactttattcactgtatcacctagttgtCCTACTACCACCAGCACTACGAATACTACTGCTATGACTAagactactactattactactactactacaactatcataattactattattattactattacaactgctattattactactatcactactacttcAACTACAACTCCTACTAAAACGACTACTCCTACTACTATTagtatatctataactataactacTACTTCTACAAATGAAGGGTTCTCTGTAATCTGAGGGCAAAGATCACGCAGGAAGGGTATGTTGGAGCAAAGACTTTCGACTTGATAATGAGACAGCTGGTAGCTAGTTTGAGTTTTGGAGTTCTGAGCCACAGTAAGTTTCAAGCCAATTGGCCATCTGAACTAAATTTGGTACAGTACAAATAGGATGAGTGGGGATACTGATCTTCCTTGAAGAAGCAAACTGGCCCAAATTAAGAATAAAGCAGGTCAAACAAAGCTTCTGTGTTAATCATCACTTCCAGCCTTGGTAAAAGAGTAAGAaccaaactaaaaataaattattatagtaataataatttttgaaaaggttacagaaagataaaaatgtgattctaaaaataattaagataagGTCTTCTCCCTTTAACAATCTTGCATATAATTATAGTACTTCTCTGTTATTCCCCAGATTCAAAAGATGTCTCTCAAATAATGACTGCCCAAGGATTAAGATGTTCCATGTGAccaaaattttcaaattatacaTCAAGAACACATTTTGAGGGGCTTACTTTGATTGATCAAATAGTACACATACTTAGCTCAAAACAAAAGTACTTAATGAGATGTCATCAGACACATTAGTAACAAAATATGTCTCTTCCATAAGTCTGAGGTTCACTATTCAACAAATGTGCATAGCATCAGGAGGGAAAATGGGCATACACATAAACTAACAGGCATGACTATTGGGTAACACATTTGGTCTTGGTGACATACATCTCAGGCCCCGCATGTCCTTTTGACTCTGACTTTCTAAGGATAAACTCCTGCTGTTCCTCCTGAATGCAAGGTATCTTCTGGGAAGTTCAGTCCTTGAGGCTTTCTGAGCCTGATCCTATTCTCCCAACAGGTAAGGCTGATTTCTTCCTCACTCACAGGATTCTAATGACAGAATTTTTTCTCTGCCAGCACTCACTGAACGTGTTCTTGTCATATATAGTGTTTCACTTTTGGCAAATTGTTTCACTATAGAAAACCAGTTAATTACAAACAATAGAAAATTGAGAAATCCACTTGTaccccatttttttctccccagcATCTAAGACATATTCTCCCTCAAGAATGgggtttttctttcattattagaTCCTTTTTAAAATGCTCAAGTTCATTGTTGGTTGTCTATTGGctacaatgatttttttcaataatatttttaatttttcaaacacaaaggtagttttcagcattcacatttgcaaaactttgtgttccaatccaatgatttttaaagagaattttatttcactttttataagGCCACCAAAGGATAATAGATCAGTCCTTTCTAATCCCATCAAGTTTATCTGAAGGACTCATCTTTATCTAGATCAAAATAGTAAGAAACCAACTTTGAATTTTGTGTCAGATTTGAAGAAACTTTTGCTTCTGTTAATTGCTCCCTCTGGTACTTTAATGGTATCAACTCATCTAGGGGAAATAAATTCATTAGGGATTCTTTGAACAATCTCCATCTTTTATTGAGAAGCACAaaactgaaatataaataaaatgttagtaaGTGGCctaataaagaatattttcaatGGGGGATCATGGAAGGGTGAAGTTGGTGACAACTGAACTCAATTTTGAAATAGAAGTACATTTTAAATAGCTAAGGGTGGTGACTGTCAtttctggcacatagaaagttGCTATAAAAACATCTAGCCCAGAAGTCAATTCTCTTCTTGGAAGAAAATCTTTCTATTATAATTCTGGATTAAGCAATGAAATTTTGTTGCCCATGGGAAAAATCAATCTTCTTTTGTTTACAGATTTCAATTCTTTGTATCAGGTCGAtggcaaaataatttattaaatagaaaaagatttaTGGGATCCCTTAGGACACATATAactaatttttgaaataaatgattCCTTTGTTGAAATAAAACAATTGTCCAAGGTGAATATTTTGGTGCTTTATCTTTAATTtgtagaaaaaaacattaaattattaatttcacttttaatATGATGTTTTCTTATCTTGGACATACAATATCATTCATATATCCCCTTACTTTTTAATTGTTGTGAAGATGGACATTTCTTTTCTTGGAAAAAAGGAAGTTTTGATTATTCTACTCAGAGCAATCTTGATTTTCACGTTCCTCAGACTATAAATAATAGGATTCATAAATGGAGGCAATATTGCATAAGTCATTGAAATCAAAAGATTCTGAACTGGTGAAGTGTCTGATAAAGGACTCAAGACTGTGACCATCCCAGCAAGAAGGAATAAGAGGAAGATAATCAGTTGAGGTGAACAGGTAGACAAAGCTTTGTAGCGCCCTTCCTCAGAGGGCATTTTAAATACAGTGGAGAAGATATAAATGTAGGATATAACTAAAAAGCCAAAACATATTGAAAGTAAAGAGGAACTGGTGGCAAGGAGTATATACTCAGTATCACGAACctcagaagatgagaccttcaaGACATGAGGGATGTCACAAAAAAACTGATGGATCACATTGGATCCTGAGAAAGGCAGACGGAACATGTTCCTGTGTGTAGAGCTGAATAGATGAGCCCACTGACCCATGAACCAGTTGCCGCCCAAAGACAACGGAATGGTGTCATGGTGACCCCATAGTGCAAGGGATGGCAAATGGCCACAAAGCGATCATAGGACATCGCCACAAGCAAAGCAATTTCTGTTGCTCcaaagaagatagagaagaaaacttGAGCACAACAGCCCAGGAGAGAAATGGACTGATTGCCTGTCAGAGAATTCACAATGAATTTGGGAAGAGTGACTGAGATGCAGCCAAGATCCAAGAGGGAAAGGTTgctcagaaaaaaatacattggaGAGTGAAGGTGTGGATCAGTGATAATGGCAGTGATAGTGAGGAGATTGCCCATCAGGGTTGCAATGTATATCAACAAGAAAAGAATGGCGTGCAAGACCTGCAGCTCTCGGATGCTGGAATACTCCATAAGGAAGAATTCCATGATGATGGTATAATTGCTCGGGTCTTCTGGGCTCCTGTAATTCATCCTGTAATTAACAATATGGGGAGAGGTTACCAAATTCTAGAAGGAGAACAAAGAAGCACTTTATTACATAGAAAAGCCATCAACTTCAATTAATTCTGGCACCATTTTAGAAGCAATCAGACCATTTAAAAGTCTATAATATGACCATTCTACAGCAACGACAtttaatccataaaatgaaaatatatattcacTGTACCAGCTTCGCTTTCTTGATTTGACTTACTCAATAGGACCTCTGCTCCTGACCTGCCCTATGCACATACACCCACATACTCCACTACAATCCCTAGATTGAATCCCTTTTGCAAGATACCAGCATAAACCAAtgcaaaatatgtatatgtatgaatatatatagatagatcatAGATACTAGGTAGgccatttattgaatatttttctttgctgaatactatgtatttaataaaactttatttttcagtgaGACTTTAAGCATCCTGATACTGTCTATTTCATACACGTATTTATTTCCATTCTCTAGGTTGTCAAAGCTCTGCATTTGATATAAAGACTTTTATTTCCAGTACAATCTTGCTACCTCAGATCTGTTTCTTTACCTGActtcattaatttaattaatcaattGTGATATATTCATTCCTCTACTTAATACTacgtacacacacaaacacacgcaGATATACTgctaagtagttttttttttttcctatctttccttAACAACTTGGGTTATttagttttttcctctatttttagaGTATGTAAATTTTGATTacaggatacacacacacacacacacacacacacacacacacacacacgcacaaaccAAAAGCCAAAAGTCCAAGGCAAGAAATGGACCCAGAATATCTGATTGTCTCTTGTCATTTAGATCGGAAGTCATTATTTGCTCATAATCTATATTTGATATATTACATGCATTTTCTTATAGGTCTTTCTTCCTATGATGTCATTTCACTAGCTACTGCCATGATGCCTGTTACATAACAATGACAGTGATAATATTCATTATAATGATATGTATAATAATTATTCTATAGGCACAAAACACCTTTGTAAAAAGTTAGACTTTTCAAAACACTTTCTCCAAAGGAATTCATTTCACTGGGTACTTATCCATAACCTCGAGAGAGGGGAAGAGCAGATTTTATCCcactttgaaaattttataaatttcttctaATCTGCATCCTGATCTGACCTAGAGGTAGTGTCTGTTTATGTAGGATAGAacaatgatagctaatatttacctGACAATATTTTGCAAAAGATTTTTACAAAGATCATGATCACAGCTCAAAAAAAATGTCTGAGATGCTGAGAGtactataactataactatatatagtcCTATAATTAGtactataactataactataaccaTATATgagaaattgaaattcagagaGATTAATTGCCTTGTCTTCAATTACACAGCTTCCATATGCTAGAGGAAGAATTTAAGTTGcagttttcctaacttcaagtctACAATCCTATAATGACTCACTAATGGGTAATTCCATATGCAGAAATCATTCCATACTTTTAACACTCACTTAATTAACTAAACAAATTGTCCATTCAGAAATATAATATCAGATAAAATAATACCTGAATAAAGAGTTATGGCATTTCGCCTTTCCAAAGTTTGTTTTGAACACTTTTCTTTACCAAATCACAGATACAAAGATTATCTCCATCCTCAATGTGTTGGTTCTGTTTTCAGTTGGAGCTTCAGAGGACAAAAGGAGCTGAAACTGTACCATCTGAAACTACtaaattttcagaaatatttgatgACCATAATGCAAGTGGAAATATACTACTCAATATCCTTTAGAGAAATATTTTCTGAAGTTTCCCGTGGAGACAAAGTCATACTCTCTTCTTTATTCATTACAAATTCTCTGGCCTTTCCCTTGAGTATAATTAGTTGAAGAAGAgatctttttattaataacatgGAGAAAGGAGTTCACCCTTTAATATTGTCTGGTCCATTAGTATTTCTGTAGGCCATGAAGATTTTCCATTCAATCTGGTCCAAAATGCAAAtccatttaacttattttttttaaagtgtatttcAAAAGAGTCtgattttcattgaaaaaaatttcatatatgttaatatagtcacatttatctatatatctgccTATCTATAacctataatataataattatatgccTCCACACATGCCTGTGTATGTTTAtaggtatatatgtttatacatatacgagtgtgtgtatttatgtatgtacacatatatcagCATATGCATTGGGTGTGCATATActttgaatgtgttttttttccatattctttctcaAATGTAATAGAATGTCTGCTGCATGAGAGCAAtaatcatgtttcttttttaaagatcttactgaaataaatttccatttcttatccctttcttGTTTCTCCCTATTCCAATCTATCCTTTACTCAGCTATCATCTTGGTCTTTAAAAGACTAAACACAGATTTGACTGTGTTATTCCCTATTTAATAAACTTCACAAAAGGATCCCTCACACATATTCATTTCATATAGACAAAAAAGTATGGTTGTTTCCCTTCCTTACTTCCAAATTCCTAATTTTCTTCCCCTAGTActtgcatgtatttatatatactttgatCAAAATCCTACTATAATTTCTTTAGTATATTTGTCTGTACGgaagtatatgcatatacatatacacacacatacatagatgtaAATGAAGTGATATTAgatatcccccccaaaaaagtccaAACttgtttatttgtacaaaataaatgtgtatgtatatagagagagttatttatacatatataaatacataatataccCAATAAATACATTAATTCAAAGGAGATGATCATTGAGTGAAACTTCTAAATCTCATCCATTCTCATTTGGAGCTTCAGTGGGCAAAGGGAGCTGATGCTATCTCATGTGATATTACTAGATTTGCTAAAATATTTGGtgaatgaatatgaatgaaaatatatgtCCTTTGAAGAAATGCTTCCTGAAATCCCCAGAAGAGTCAAggttataatctcattcttattAGCCACATTCTCTGACCTTTCATTCCGGTATAATCAATTGGGGTAGAGATCCTTTTATTAATAGCAAAGAGAAAGGAGCTTACCCTTTAATGTTATATGGTTCATCAGGACTTTTGTAGTCCATAGTAGTAGCTAATATTTACCTGACACtactttgcaaaatattttacaaagatcATGTTCATAGCTCAAACAAACTATCTGAGATGTATCACACCTATAGTATGGAtgagaaattgaagctcagagagattaaatgcctTGTCTTCAGTTACACAGCTTTTTATATCCTAGAGGAGAAGGATTCAAGTTccaattttcctaaattcaaatcttccacACCATAATGACATCATCAATTCATACTTCTTACATCCGTGAACTAAAGAAATTGACCATTTGGAAATGGAATATCATGTATAATAAAACTTGAGTCAAGAAATACTTGAGTCAAGAGTTATGACATTTCTCCTTTCCAAAGTTCCTATTGATTGCTTTCTTTTACCACATCACATGTACAATGATTACTTCTGCCCTCACTCTATTGCT encodes:
- the LOC127540117 gene encoding olfactory receptor 14I1-like encodes the protein MNYRSPEDPSNYTIIMEFFLMEYSSIRELQVLHAILFLLIYIATLMGNLLTITAIITDPHLHSPMYFFLSNLSLLDLGCISVTLPKFIVNSLTGNQSISLLGCCAQVFFSIFFGATEIALLVAMSYDRFVAICHPLHYGVTMTPFRCLWAATGSWVSGLIYSALHTGTCSVCLSQDPM